The Osmia lignaria lignaria isolate PbOS001 chromosome 14, iyOsmLign1, whole genome shotgun sequence genome has a window encoding:
- the LOC117607179 gene encoding SID1 transmembrane family member 1 isoform X2, which translates to MTKVLHFYLSPGEKRSIEISPSQPIYYGYIFPGQEESSSVVVHVESDSDICMTVSIQNTSCPVFDLERNIEFSGYWQTVNRQGGITVPKEAYPLGFFVVLVVKGDDTDCYGAPSMIPVRNKKVTLTINTSITKQNYVIASATSVSVIFTFCIIYVISIVVTKIKEGRKIKQELLHQESENIAEPIPSPSMIGETGQQSVSIDEDSSLDEDDIDLMEDALSDKEVIRTKLVLSVCDLARKEPKILRHKSRLYLYYLITVAIFYTLPVVQLVITYQHVLHVTGNQDMCYYNFLCAHPFGLLSDFNHVFSNFGYIMLGLLFIFITYSREHNELDREKNKCYGIPQHYGLFYAMGTALIMEGILSGSYHVCPNRSNFQFDTSFMYIIAVLCMIKIYQTRHPDINARAPVTFGILALIIFIGLLGVLNGSIYFWILFTIMHLLICLFLTIQIYYMGRWRYRGSLTRAIQTCKYDARSGVRNLFRPLYLARFIMLVIANLCNVALAVVGNIRHEKNFATFLLAILMSNLILYTIFYIVMKICNKERILLQPLIFIILSIVFWAAAYYFFISKTISWALTPAQSRNYNRPCKLLNFFDNHDIWHFLSAFAMFFSFMVLLTLDDDLVDVHRSQIPVF; encoded by the exons ATGACCAAAgtgttacatttttatttaag TCCTGGAGAGAAAAGATCGATAGAAATTTCTCCATCTCAACCCATTTATTATGGGTATATCTTTCCAGGACAAGAAGAAAGTTCTTCTGTAGTTGTTCATGTTGAGTCTGATAGTGATATTTGTATGACAGTCTCAATACAAAATACATCG TGTCCTGTATTCGATTTAGAAAGGAACATTGAATTTTCTGGTTATTGGCAAACTGTAAATCGACAAGGTGGTATTACTGTGCCA AAAGAGGCATATCCATTGGGTTTTTTTGTTGTGTTAGTAGTAAAAGGTGACGATACTGACTGTTATGGAGCACCTAGTATGATTCCTGTACGGAATAAAAAAGTGACGTTAACAATAAACACCAGTATTACTAAACAAAATTATGTTATTGCTTCAGCAACATCGGTGTCTGTTATTTTTACTTTCTGCATTATCTATGTTATAAGCATAGTAGTGACGAAAATCAAAGAAGGTAGAAAAATTAAACAAGAATTATTACATCAAGAATCTGAGAATATTGCTGAACCTATACCAAGTCCTTCAATGATAGGAGAG ACCGGTCAGCAGTCAGTATCTATAGATGAAGATTCTTCATTAGATGAAGATGATATTGATTTAATGGAAGATGCTCTTTCCGACAAGGAAGTGATACGAACGAAACTTGTGCTTTCGGTTTGTGATTTAGCTCGAAAAGAACCAAAAATTCTTAGGCATAAATCACGGTTATATTTATACTATTTAATAACAGTGGCCATATTTTATACATTACCGGTAGTACAGCTGGTAATAACGTACCAGCACGTACTTCATGTTACGGGAAATCAAGatatgtgttattataatttcttatgtGCTCATCCATTTGGATTGCTATCAGATTTCAATCAcgtattttcaaattttggaTATATAATGTTAGGTTTgttgtttatatttataacaTACTCACGAGAGCACAATGAATTGGATCGAGAAAAAAACAAATGTTACGGTATACCACAACATTATGGTTTATTTTATGCAATGGGTACTGCCCTTATTATGGAAGGAATACTCTCAGGAAGTTATCACGTGTGTCCAAATCGAAGCAATTTCCAATTTG ATACTAGTTTTATGTATATTATAGCGGTGCTTTGTATGATTAAGATTTATCAAACTCGACATCCGGATATAAATGCTAGGGCACCAGTTACATTTGGTATCTTGgcgttaatcatttttataggATTGCTTGGAGTTTTAAATGGTTCCATATATTTTTGGATCTTGTTCACGATCATGCATTTGCtaatttgtttgtttttaaCCATCCAAATCTATTACATGGGACGATGGAGATACAGAGGTTCACTAACAAGAGCAATACAG ACCTGTAAATATGATGCTCGTTCCGGAGTTAGGAACTTGTTTCGACCCTTATATCTAGCACGATTTATAATGCTCGTTATAGCAAATTTATGTAATGTTGCTCTCGCAGTAGTAGGAAATATACGTCATGAAAAAAATTTCGCAACCTTCTTGTTAGCTATATTAATgtccaatttaattttatataccaTCTTCTATATCGTAATGAAG ATTTGCAATAAAGAAAGAATCCTTCTTCAACCgctaatatttattattctatcaATTGTCTTTTGGGCTGCAGCttactatttttttataagCAAAACTATCTCATGGGCGTTAACACCAGCACAATCCCGCAATTATAATAGACCCTGCAAACTCCTAAACTTTTTTGATAATCACGATATATGGCATTTTTTGTCTGCTTTCGCAATGTTCTTCTCGTTCATGGTATTGCTTACTTTGGACGATGATCTAGTCGATGTGCATAGAAGTCAAATACCAGTCTTTTGA
- the Rpn9 gene encoding regulatory particle non-ATPase 9 isoform X1 has product MATTVVPRDVNTYLSQNQNVADKQLATEWAQLEELYNKRLWHQLTLKLETFVKHPALQKGDNLIQLYGNFLSTFESKINPLSLVEILAHVVQQFQDKQEAIKFLEKSETKVKSNNEAVALCKVLIGQILLEKLNNQEQAKKIIEDVGTMLDNADGVTTVHGRYYLLASRLYRLQGKHAEYYRTALRYLGCIDLNSLSRQEQEQHAFFLGLAALLGEGVYNLGELLAHPVLQSLKGTPNSWLVDLLQAFNAGDIVALEKLKPQWSKVADLAAQELKLRQKISLLCLMEMTFKRQANNRQLTFAEISQETRLPLGEVELLVMKALAQGLVRGAIDQVAETVNMTWVQPRVLDRTQIAGMVQRLDGWCKDVSSMERLLESRASEILTL; this is encoded by the exons ATGGCGACAACCGTGGTGCCGAGAGATGTTAATACATATTTAAGCCAAAATCAAAATGTTGCTGATAAACAGTTGGCCACGGAATGGGCACAACTTGAAGAACTATATAACAAAAG GCTTTGGCATCAGTTGACACTCAAATTAGAAACATTTGTGAAACATCCAGCTCTTCAGAAAGGAGATAATTTGATACAATTATATGGTAACTTTTTATCCACCTTTGAAAGCAA GATAAACCCTTTGTCTCTAGTAGAAATATTGGCACATGTAGTACAGCAGTTTCAAGACAAACAAGAAGCAATTAAGTTTTTAGAAAAAAGTGAGACCAAAGTGAAAAGCAATAATGAAGCTGTTGCTTTATGCAAGGTCCTTATTGGACAAATTTTACTTGAAAAGTTAAACAATCAAGAACAagcaaaaaagatcatagaagatgTTGGTACTATGTTAGACAATGCAGATGGTGTCACTACAGTTCATGGTAGATATTATTTGTTAGCCAGTCGTTTGTATCGTCTTCAAGGAAAACATGCTGAATATTACCGTACTGCTTTGAG ataTTTGGGTTGCATTGATCTAAATAGTTTAAGTAGACAAGAACAAGAGCAGCATGCATTTTTCCTTGGACTAGCTGCTCTTTTAGGTGAAGGAGTATATAATCTTGGAGAATTATTAGCTCATCCAGTATTGCAATCCTTGAAAGGTACACCAAACTCTTGGTTAGTTGATTTATTACAAGCTTTCAATGCTGGTGATATTGTtgcattagaaaaattaaaacctCAATGGAGCAAAGTTGCTGATTTAGCTGCACAAGAATTAAAACTAAGACAAAAGATTTCTCTTTTGTGTCTTATGGAAATGACTTTTAAACGACAGGCTAACAATAG ACAATTAACATTCGCGGAAATTTCTCAAGAAACTCGCTTGCCCCTTGGTGAAGTAGAATTATTAGTAATGAAGGCTTTAGCCCAAGGGTTGGTTCGTGGTGCTATTGATCAAGTAGCGGAAACAGTAAATATGACATGGGTACAACCGCGTGTATTAGATCGCACTCAAATAGCCGGAATGGTTCAACGACTCGATGGATGGTGTAAAGATGTTAGTTCGATGGAGCGTTTACTGGAATCTCGAGCATCTGAGATCCTTACTCTTTAA
- the Rpn9 gene encoding regulatory particle non-ATPase 9 isoform X2 has translation MATTVVPRDVNTYLSQNQNVADKQLATEWAQLEELYNKRLWHQLTLKLETFVKHPALQKGDNLIQLYGNFLSTFESKINPLSLVEILAHVVQQFQDKQEAIKFLEKSETKVKSNNEAVALCKVLIGQILLEKLNNQEQAKKIIEDVGTMLDNADGVTTVHGRYYLLASRLYRLQGKHAEYYRTALRYLGCIDLNSLSRQEQEQHAFFLGLAALLGEGVYNLGELLAHPVLQSLKEKLKPQWSKVADLAAQELKLRQKISLLCLMEMTFKRQANNRQLTFAEISQETRLPLGEVELLVMKALAQGLVRGAIDQVAETVNMTWVQPRVLDRTQIAGMVQRLDGWCKDVSSMERLLESRASEILTL, from the exons ATGGCGACAACCGTGGTGCCGAGAGATGTTAATACATATTTAAGCCAAAATCAAAATGTTGCTGATAAACAGTTGGCCACGGAATGGGCACAACTTGAAGAACTATATAACAAAAG GCTTTGGCATCAGTTGACACTCAAATTAGAAACATTTGTGAAACATCCAGCTCTTCAGAAAGGAGATAATTTGATACAATTATATGGTAACTTTTTATCCACCTTTGAAAGCAA GATAAACCCTTTGTCTCTAGTAGAAATATTGGCACATGTAGTACAGCAGTTTCAAGACAAACAAGAAGCAATTAAGTTTTTAGAAAAAAGTGAGACCAAAGTGAAAAGCAATAATGAAGCTGTTGCTTTATGCAAGGTCCTTATTGGACAAATTTTACTTGAAAAGTTAAACAATCAAGAACAagcaaaaaagatcatagaagatgTTGGTACTATGTTAGACAATGCAGATGGTGTCACTACAGTTCATGGTAGATATTATTTGTTAGCCAGTCGTTTGTATCGTCTTCAAGGAAAACATGCTGAATATTACCGTACTGCTTTGAG ataTTTGGGTTGCATTGATCTAAATAGTTTAAGTAGACAAGAACAAGAGCAGCATGCATTTTTCCTTGGACTAGCTGCTCTTTTAGGTGAAGGAGTATATAATCTTGGAGAATTATTAGCTCATCCAGTATTGCAATCCTTGAAAG aaaaattaaaacctCAATGGAGCAAAGTTGCTGATTTAGCTGCACAAGAATTAAAACTAAGACAAAAGATTTCTCTTTTGTGTCTTATGGAAATGACTTTTAAACGACAGGCTAACAATAG ACAATTAACATTCGCGGAAATTTCTCAAGAAACTCGCTTGCCCCTTGGTGAAGTAGAATTATTAGTAATGAAGGCTTTAGCCCAAGGGTTGGTTCGTGGTGCTATTGATCAAGTAGCGGAAACAGTAAATATGACATGGGTACAACCGCGTGTATTAGATCGCACTCAAATAGCCGGAATGGTTCAACGACTCGATGGATGGTGTAAAGATGTTAGTTCGATGGAGCGTTTACTGGAATCTCGAGCATCTGAGATCCTTACTCTTTAA
- the LOC117607179 gene encoding SID1 transmembrane family member 1 isoform X1 codes for MSSMQKILTVIGVLMSLHLSTVISLMSLSFSPIVINGEYKKEYQLTINNTVEYVFLYPTNNVSVMETARLEVESNATTDVPLIAVVRQKKGILSWQIPLVVNSMYFNDLAYNKTDRTLCSPKYYQREAENQDEFLTVSLSTASHENILFKLNMTKVLHFYLSPGEKRSIEISPSQPIYYGYIFPGQEESSSVVVHVESDSDICMTVSIQNTSCPVFDLERNIEFSGYWQTVNRQGGITVPKEAYPLGFFVVLVVKGDDTDCYGAPSMIPVRNKKVTLTINTSITKQNYVIASATSVSVIFTFCIIYVISIVVTKIKEGRKIKQELLHQESENIAEPIPSPSMIGETGQQSVSIDEDSSLDEDDIDLMEDALSDKEVIRTKLVLSVCDLARKEPKILRHKSRLYLYYLITVAIFYTLPVVQLVITYQHVLHVTGNQDMCYYNFLCAHPFGLLSDFNHVFSNFGYIMLGLLFIFITYSREHNELDREKNKCYGIPQHYGLFYAMGTALIMEGILSGSYHVCPNRSNFQFDTSFMYIIAVLCMIKIYQTRHPDINARAPVTFGILALIIFIGLLGVLNGSIYFWILFTIMHLLICLFLTIQIYYMGRWRYRGSLTRAIQTCKYDARSGVRNLFRPLYLARFIMLVIANLCNVALAVVGNIRHEKNFATFLLAILMSNLILYTIFYIVMKICNKERILLQPLIFIILSIVFWAAAYYFFISKTISWALTPAQSRNYNRPCKLLNFFDNHDIWHFLSAFAMFFSFMVLLTLDDDLVDVHRSQIPVF; via the exons atgtcAAGCATGCAGAAAATCTTAACAGTGATTGGAGTGTTAATGTCACTTCACCTTAGTACGGTTATTTCATTAATGTCTTTATCATTTTCTCCAATTGTTATTAATGGAGAATATAAGAAGGAATATCAACTTACCATAAATAATACTGTAGAGTATGTTTTCCTGTATCCTACTAATAAT GTATCTGTTATGGAAACTGCAAGATTAGAAGTTGAAAGCAATGCTACTACTGATGTCCCTCTTATTGCAGTTGTACGTCAGAAAAAAGGAATTCTATCATGGCAAATTCCTCTTGTAGTAAATAGTATGTACTTTAATGATTTAGCTTATAATAAAACTGATAGAACATTGTGTTCACCTAAATATTATCAGAGGGAAGCAGAAAATCAAGATGAATTTCTTACTGTTAGTTTATCTACTGCTAgtcatgaaaatattttatttaaacttaaTATGACCAAAgtgttacatttttatttaag TCCTGGAGAGAAAAGATCGATAGAAATTTCTCCATCTCAACCCATTTATTATGGGTATATCTTTCCAGGACAAGAAGAAAGTTCTTCTGTAGTTGTTCATGTTGAGTCTGATAGTGATATTTGTATGACAGTCTCAATACAAAATACATCG TGTCCTGTATTCGATTTAGAAAGGAACATTGAATTTTCTGGTTATTGGCAAACTGTAAATCGACAAGGTGGTATTACTGTGCCA AAAGAGGCATATCCATTGGGTTTTTTTGTTGTGTTAGTAGTAAAAGGTGACGATACTGACTGTTATGGAGCACCTAGTATGATTCCTGTACGGAATAAAAAAGTGACGTTAACAATAAACACCAGTATTACTAAACAAAATTATGTTATTGCTTCAGCAACATCGGTGTCTGTTATTTTTACTTTCTGCATTATCTATGTTATAAGCATAGTAGTGACGAAAATCAAAGAAGGTAGAAAAATTAAACAAGAATTATTACATCAAGAATCTGAGAATATTGCTGAACCTATACCAAGTCCTTCAATGATAGGAGAG ACCGGTCAGCAGTCAGTATCTATAGATGAAGATTCTTCATTAGATGAAGATGATATTGATTTAATGGAAGATGCTCTTTCCGACAAGGAAGTGATACGAACGAAACTTGTGCTTTCGGTTTGTGATTTAGCTCGAAAAGAACCAAAAATTCTTAGGCATAAATCACGGTTATATTTATACTATTTAATAACAGTGGCCATATTTTATACATTACCGGTAGTACAGCTGGTAATAACGTACCAGCACGTACTTCATGTTACGGGAAATCAAGatatgtgttattataatttcttatgtGCTCATCCATTTGGATTGCTATCAGATTTCAATCAcgtattttcaaattttggaTATATAATGTTAGGTTTgttgtttatatttataacaTACTCACGAGAGCACAATGAATTGGATCGAGAAAAAAACAAATGTTACGGTATACCACAACATTATGGTTTATTTTATGCAATGGGTACTGCCCTTATTATGGAAGGAATACTCTCAGGAAGTTATCACGTGTGTCCAAATCGAAGCAATTTCCAATTTG ATACTAGTTTTATGTATATTATAGCGGTGCTTTGTATGATTAAGATTTATCAAACTCGACATCCGGATATAAATGCTAGGGCACCAGTTACATTTGGTATCTTGgcgttaatcatttttataggATTGCTTGGAGTTTTAAATGGTTCCATATATTTTTGGATCTTGTTCACGATCATGCATTTGCtaatttgtttgtttttaaCCATCCAAATCTATTACATGGGACGATGGAGATACAGAGGTTCACTAACAAGAGCAATACAG ACCTGTAAATATGATGCTCGTTCCGGAGTTAGGAACTTGTTTCGACCCTTATATCTAGCACGATTTATAATGCTCGTTATAGCAAATTTATGTAATGTTGCTCTCGCAGTAGTAGGAAATATACGTCATGAAAAAAATTTCGCAACCTTCTTGTTAGCTATATTAATgtccaatttaattttatataccaTCTTCTATATCGTAATGAAG ATTTGCAATAAAGAAAGAATCCTTCTTCAACCgctaatatttattattctatcaATTGTCTTTTGGGCTGCAGCttactatttttttataagCAAAACTATCTCATGGGCGTTAACACCAGCACAATCCCGCAATTATAATAGACCCTGCAAACTCCTAAACTTTTTTGATAATCACGATATATGGCATTTTTTGTCTGCTTTCGCAATGTTCTTCTCGTTCATGGTATTGCTTACTTTGGACGATGATCTAGTCGATGTGCATAGAAGTCAAATACCAGTCTTTTGA